ATTTTGGCATATCTAGAGCATGCATCAACGAGGCATATAGCTGATGAGGCTATTCTTAGAGCCACCTTAAGCTACAGAGCATAAGTATGGCTGAATATAGCATACTTACAGCCACCTGCAAATGGGCCTAAGTATAGCTGAGGAACTCGGTTGGACTTGCATTCGGTCATGGTTGTTGTGGCGAAGTCTCTCAGTAATGcttgaggtgtatcttgaggtgtatgtgtgtatggaggggggtgggtctgggacgtCAGACACCATTGtggagccttctggaggtgttgtgagCCTAATTCAATAAAACACTGgtgaaggaaggtgcccacttgaccTCCTTAGTGAAATGCTCAcgaaggcatctttgttgttgtagtTGGTGGTGTTGTTGAGTATTCCTAAGTatcggtatgatggttgtagtgcaccctggtGTGGTATTAAtcttaggctaggttgttgggtatgagtacttgcatgtgacagtaaGAGGTTGGGGCGTGGTCCCCAACcgatagcacaaggaatttaacatattttcctgtgtataactaaagaAATTACTACAATGTTTTGTGGTCATATCGTCACTTTTTTGCAGCTGTGGTCAAGTATGTATCCTGGTCGACACCTTTGTGTTGGCATCAGTGGGCTCGCGTGGAGTATCCCGTTTTCTTCTCCGGAGCATATGCTGAGGAACTCgtagctgtcacacacacacacacacacacacacacacacacacacacacacacacacacacacacacacacacacacacacacacacacacacacacacacacacacacacacacacacacacacacacacacacacacacacacaagcacaaacacaaacatgacactgTTAATCACCTCCCAACAGTTCACCGGCACCTATTTCTTTTGATAAGCTTTCCATATTCACAAAAGTACAGGAGCATGTAAAAATGCTAACTGTAGCTATTCTGAATTGTGACCTGTATGAAGTATGCCATTATGAGGAATAACTCACAGGCTTTAAGGTATATTCACCCTCCCCTTTGACATCACCATCCTGTAGGAAAAATGATGAGCTGTTAAGACAAATCTGAAAATTGGCATGCTAGCTAATCAAAATCCCCCCTCATGCCGGGATCAGACTACATGATATTCTTGTATTTCATGATGGTCACTATGTCAGATTAGGCAATCGTAGTGCCAAACATTCTTGCTGTGCCTTGGTCGGGGGACTGGCAACACTACAATTTTGACCACGACCAATCATcattcatgtttttgtgtgtcgtTGGGGAGGAGGGTCAAGAAATTGTCAATCATGGCTACATAAGTGCTATGTGTGATGCTGCCGGTCTTGTGTGTtccaaaaagagaaagaaaataaagataaaaagatTGTGGACCCGTTCCTGGGTGTCACGCAGAGGACAGTTTGGGCTGTCTTTCCTTCAAAGAGAACTTAACAAATCTTTCCTCTGTTCCCTCTTTGTCTTCACCATGTTTACATATGTATGTCAGAGAGCACTCTGCTATCCTATTGGTCAACATAAAGGAACACATGGGAGTTGTCAAACTAGGTAGGGAAATATAAAAATGTTCAGATATGCTGGACTTTTCATCGGGGTGTCATGGGGTATCCCAGACGCCACGTCGCTGTTCTTCAATTATGTCCCACTACAAGGCCTATGTTCATATTCTGGCTCATCGAAGAAATGTGTTGGCGCCGACAGAACGAGTCAAAATTGGGCTGAATTGTGTAGTCGGATCCCAGGATTAAGGAGAATCAACTGTTGCCGCAAACCTTAGTCTGTATGAATTTGGTTttgaaaattaaatgaaagtGCTGTTTTGGTGAATCCAAACTAAGTTCTGTGTTTCATAGTATTACTCACATATTAGACATAATCATATCATATTAAAGTCACCACCTTTTTCTCTTCGGGGGTTTCCTCTCCTTGCCTCACTAGACAAGAACAGTCTCTCTGCTTCTTGGACTTGATTGACCTTTTCATCTAGGCAAAGGTCAGAGTGAAGATAAAAAAGAAGGATCTTTCCAGAAGGTGCCTAGGCTACGTTTGCAATGAGTGGTAAATGTGACCCAATTCCAATGATTTGCTCCCAAGTGGCACAGATTGGATATGTCTCATACCAGTCAAAACAGGACAACAATGCATATCTTCAGATCATCCATAGGTGGGACTAAATCAGATTTCTGATCATGTGACGACTGTGTAACTGCACAGATTTTAAGGTACATGCATTTCCAATTGTAATTTGCGCAACTTCATGTGTTTGTAGAGGTGCACCTTTAAAGCTTCAAATATCATAAACCTTAACATTCTAAAAGTGAGGGTGAGTGATTCCTCTTCATGTGTTTGTAGAGGTGCACCTTTAAGGCTTTAAGGTGGGCTGGAGGCCCGTCAGAGTCAGAGCTGTTAGATCCACTGGTGCTGAAACAAAATCATAAACACAGAATCTTTATATAAGCCTTTTCACTTAAATATAATACAAGAAAACACAATGTGGAAAGCAAATGCATTCAGGTATTATTTGCACAGGCTAATTAGTTTGGAAAACCTTAGGGGCAATTCATAGTCCAGGCGAAAAGTATCTCTCGACAAATTGTCAACAGATGTTGCAACGCTGTAGGCATTCATAGTCCTTCGCAAGAGACAAAATGGCAGAATAGAACATCATCTGCAGTTTCTGACAACTTGTATACTTGTTACGACGTAGCTAAAGTTATTTTCATCTTCTTACTTTACATTTAATTgcaaaacacagccacacaccatGACCACGAAAACACACCAGAACGTAGAACTTTGAGTCGCTATCCAATCAGAGTGCGTGACAAGGTCTGCACTCATTTAAATTTTTTGATGTACGCGACAAGCTCTGCGACACCCTAGCAGACACAAATGTTGTGTCTTTGACGTCATTTTCTGTTGAGCAACACACATAGTCGTCTGGACTACAAATTGGCGTTTAGATATTGCAAAACACACCTGCCGTCATCACTTTGTGGTGCTTCTGCTTGAGAAGAGGCAAGAGCCAGGAGGGTTTCTTGTCTGAGTGCATCCTGCAACTCTCTTATACACATATTGTACTAAAAAAGAATTTCACAAAGATCTGTTTCCTTAAATCTCACAAACAACATAAGACAGATCAATTCAACTCACATCACAACATGGCACAGGCCTGCCTAACAAGATGTTACAAGACCTGTGCTACAGCCTGCTGCTCAGTGAACagctttgcatgtgtgtgcaccaaACATCGTAAAAACTCCTACAATGAAAACCAATGATACTTCGCCATGCAGTTTTCTTTTCTGCAGATTAAACTCGTAAATGCATGAAATTCGCACAAAATCTTGTAATGAGAAATTCATTTGGATTAACTACCGAATCGCATAGGGTAAAATGTGACTACGGATGATGGAAACAGGTTTATTTGCATGAATGTGAATTTGTTGCAATTGTGTCCATTTTTAAATCACATAACACAGTTGATAGAAAAGAATTTTCATGAATGCCCTTTAAATATGGGAATGAGTGATCTACAAGGTAGATCAGTCAGAAAAGGCTGCGCACAAAAGCCTCCAAGCCCAATCCGGAGATACCAGGCACAAGTAACCTGTTTAAATATAggtttaaatataaatgttaatgAAGAGCTGTTGATATGTCTAATATGTGatatactttctttttttagccAGGCCTCTGAAATGACTTGTCTGGCAGAACAATCCAAGCAACAGAAGGATATCGGAGAAATTTGACACTTCttcattaattaataaatagacATTTCGGAGCACTTTGCTCTAAATTGCAACAGGAAGAATGGTAggctcaaacacaaaacatctaAAGTTAGACATATGGTATTACAAATACATATGGCATCAGTCTACacttcatgaacattaaaacaaAGCTTGATTCTTTTTCTTTGCATTTTTGCAACCTTTTCTTCATTTTGTTCTCAGGAATTTCCACAATATGACTGAATGACAAATGATTGACATCGGTCTGTGCACAAGTCATGCTCCCCTACTAAAGCAGGCATAGCAACAACAAGAACACTACAGTTGGTTATAACTGTATATGCTCATGTTTGTTTcgttagacacacagacacaggcatacataccTTGGTCCTGTCAGGATCGCAGTAGTCAAGCAGTGTATCACAGAAGTGAGCTCCCAAATTCTCAAGGTCTGTCATGCTGAAATGGGTTCCCTTCTGTTGACCTACCAAACAATTTGATGAAAACCCTCTGAACTAGCAGAAACCAACCTGGGAAAGTTCTCTTTTTATTTGAcaattttattcattttgtgttcAGCAGTAAGAGAGGAGCGAAATGGTGAAACTGGCTGCATGGCTAAATATAATAGGTGTGATTTGTCATTCATCTAGGCACTTTGTTGAAagtaaaaacagtaaaaaaaatgattatttGATTTCAATTACTTAAGTAATACAACCACTGAATGACATTTTGGCTCACATACCGATGCTTGAGCCGCAAAAGGAGGTTTCTAATGTGAAGCTGTTAAGGATTCCCAGTTTCCACAGAGCTATGCGACCAGTCCCGCCCTTACTTCGCTGCACCTTGAACTTACAGGTCTGAAAGGAGAACTTTAGAGACAGAATGAAAAGCTTGCTCTCCTGAGCTCTGTTATCTGCTATGGAAGTtctagcacagcacagctgttTTAACAAGTCAGGATATTTCCAAGGAAACAATCATTTTTGCTTAACTTTGCgcgactgtgtgtgagtggcacattgatggggtggggggtctccTGAGGTGGTGGACTTTTGTATGAAAAACGAAACTCAGATACTTTTTTACATTTCAAGGTTTTACATCACAGCTCGATTGCTTTTTGAACAGATTGTGTAACAATAACTAAATGTTGTATGAAATATAGGTAATTTAGCTCATACTTCAGTCACTAAAGAATAATCATGCTGAGATAATTATGAGTACTGTCCATTAATGCATGCAAATAAATATAGGAGTTCCTTCATTATCTTAAAACGACATCATTCAGTAGTAAATGCCTCACATGGTTCATTGTAACTGCTTACCATGTCAGGACAATTCTTACTCAGCATAAAGGGAAAGACTCGCTCATGCAGCTGATTGTCAGCTGCCCTTGCACAGCCATAGGTGAAGACATTCTGTTTACGGCTGTGTCCATGGAGATCACAGTACATCCGCACCTCACGCTCCTCACACAACCTAAGAGAGAAATCTTCAATGTCAAAATCTCAGGCATGTAGTTTCATGATGTCATGACGGGTTAACAAATCCTTATACCAATGGCATTTCTCTGGTACTATGGGGTGCTCAAGCACCAAGCTTTGTTTTAATAGTCACTTATATGTTCTAATCTGATTAAGCTCATGATAGAGCAGTACCATCTCTCATACACTGATTTATTTTGATTCACTTCATTTTAATCCGATTTTGTTTCATTGCATTGAATACTCCTAAACATGTTAATGCTGGCATTCCAAAAGAATGTGTATTATGACAACAGACCAGTGTGCATACAGAAAGGAACAGTCTAAACATGTTTACCTATGGACCATAGTCCGCATCGCATGTACAGTGGGAAAAGAAGCCGTCAGATTGGAGCTGTAGCTGCGGTTAAGGTCACAGCCACTAAGAGAGCAGCGGTAGTTTCCTACGATCACACCATCCGGATTCAGCATAGGAACCAGCTTGAAGATGAAAGCGTCTCGGAGCAGTTTTGCATCAGGTGTGTCACTCAATAGGAAGTCCATGATACCTTTCATCACCCAGGAGCTGTTGGTCTCACCAGGATGGACACGTCCCGTTACCACTATGGCTGGCTTATGTGCTGCCTCCCATTCAGAGGGACTGGTCACTGTCAGCACTGGCACCAAATTACCTGCCAGTGAACGACAGAGTGTCCGTATTTTGCAGAAAGAGGAGAGCCTGGGTTTGCGCTCTATCTCTGAGAGGTGTTCCCACAGTTGGGTGTAAGTGTAGGGGTAGCAGTGTGCCAGGTAGCAGGTGTCTTGGTCATAAGGGAAGCAGAAGCcccaagagagggagaaacagggcAAGTCTAAGTGGAAGCGCCCGTTAAGATAGTAGGACACATCATGACCCACACGGTGCCAACCCACACCAGAAGCTCTGGCTTTCTCCTCCGAGTACAGCAGGGGTTTCTGACCCTTCTCATAGAGACTGGTAGATTTCAGCAGGTTGGTGATGGTGAAGCGGTAAGGTACGCCTGCCCGCATGTTCCTCACTCTGAAGTAAAAccactgtgtgtgctttttggtGTAGAGGTCAGTCCTGAGCATGAGTTCATAGTCAAACTGCCCACTGAAATGAAAAGGGAACACACTTATTAATCATCCATGTAAACTGACCATGGCTGTGTAGAATATTGTCTGGGGTACCATATTATAATTTATACTAGATTCACACTACATTCATCACCAGAATAGGCTTTTTACATTTGAGGGCCATGTTCGTATACACTATTCTTTTGGTATAACAATATTTTCCAAGTTAAAGTGATTTTGAGGCACAAAATTGTGGTCACAATGAAGAGCAACACATAAAAATAGAAGCAGTGTACCTCCTTCTTGAaatgtgcaagtgtatgtgcaAATTATGAATATACTATTAGTGCTGGATAAATTGGACCCACTAAAACGGAAACTTAGTTTCTCTGAGCATGCGGACACCTTCTGTCTAAAGGTATTGTTGCCTTACTCTTTAATATTTGGAAGATCAGACCCTATCTCACCCAATATGCTACACAACTCCTTGTGCAGGCCCTGATCATTTCTAGACTAGACTATTCCAATACTCTTTTAGCAGGCCTGGGTCCATGAGCGGGGAGACCATTGCAGATGATCTAGAATGCAGCAGCGGCGCAAGGTCTCTGATCAGATAGGAAACCTCACCCCTCTGCTGATTGCCCTTCACTAGGTGCTAGAGATTAATTtcaatctctcactcttgcCTACAGGACAGCCACAGGATCGGCACCTTCCTATTTCAAATCTCTGCCCCCTCTTGAccactttcttcctctccccgaAGCAAGAGGCCACAATCAATAGTATCTTGATGGCAGTACCCAATTCTGTTTGTTCTAGCAAAAGCCTTGGTATTTTCAAGAATTATTTTGAGGCCCACCTCTTCCAAACTTGTTGGTTTCCATCAAATATACAGCCAAAATACACCTGTGAGCCTGTTAGCTTTAATCAGCAAATGTTTCTTGAATCAGAACAATGTTCACCTtaacagaataaaaaaatgtaatatctaTCAATTGTTACATTTTCATTCAGATTGAAAACCAACTCACATTCTGTGTGCAGACATCAAGTTGCCACTTTCAAAGCGCCCCTCAAAAAGAAGTGTGGTGTCATCAGGCCCAGAGAGCGGTATAGAGGCTTGCGGAAGAGGTGAACGGTTTCCCCCTGCACGAGACCCTGAAAAGTAGTACTCCTTACCTGGAAAAGTATCATAGATGTAAATACATCTTTAGGGATATAGGAAACAAATTTCTGAATGAAAACAGCTGAACAAAGCTTTATTGTACAGCCCTAGTGGTTACTTAAGCAGTTATTTCTTATTACAATTACTATATAATATAAATCTATTATTTATTAGCTATAGAAGACTTTATAATGTAAATTATGCAATGACCTGCTTGTGCATCATAAACAAGAGTGCCTTCCTCCACATTCTGGTATAGGGGCCCTTCATCAGATTTTGGGATACAAAAAGGCTCAGGAGAAGGAGGTGTCCATTCTGTGAAATAAAGCTTTCTTATGGGTCCacattttgtatatatatatatatatactatatactgtatactgtattttatatatatatatatatatatatatatatatactgtatatatatcattattattatttatacagTACACTGCATGTCTTCCATCTGTAAGTAAAAGGAAGAAATGTAGATGTTTATAGATATCTGACATGAGACATTTTAGTTCTCTCACCAATATGATGAATGTCTTCTTGTATAACCACACACTCCTTTGGCCAGCGAGAGTGGGTCTGCGACACGTGTCCAGAGACACCATAAAGGTGGCGTGGCTCACAGAGACGAGGCACAGACCGCCCAGATTGGATCTCAAAAACGACCTGTGTGGTTTTTGGCAACTGTGCGGCACCAGTGGCATCTGTTACAGAAGataaatgtgaaatgtctgTACAAGTTACCCTGAGCcctgaagaaaataaaagttcCAAGACACTCAAATCTATATGTGTTTAGGTTCAGGCCCTTGGCTCTATAAACCGCGCCTAGAaactattttattgttttggcgctatataattaaaattgaactgaactgagttgaattgaattggaccTCCAGTGAAGCTACAGTATCCAACACTACACCCCATTCATAATTATTCTGAGACCCAAAAGACCCAAaagttgagaaacactggtgtAGCTACTTGTTTAAATTCTGTAACCTGGTAACCCCAAACCAGGAATGCCCATAAGCGACCAGTGACAAgggtttgtctctctcctgcatAGACATCTGAAGACTCTTTCAATGTCTATGCTTTCCTGTGTCATGTACAGCTGGGTGACAAATTAaaggaaaaaacaacataaaatgtCTTAGTAAGATGTTGGGCCACCACGAGCTGCCAGAACATCTTCAATGGGCACTGATTCTACAAGTCTCTGGAACTCTACTGGAGGGATGGAACACCATTATCCAAATAAATCCAGGTCTAGGTTACTAggaaatacttattttctgcatcaaatacaaataaagtcataaatgttataaaatgcagttttctggatttgtttgttgatattctatttctcactgttaaaatacacctaccattacaattatagatcaaatacttattttccccactgtagacTCAGGATCCCTTCTTGAGATGGAGCAAAAATGTTGCATCATTTTTCCACTAGGGAGCACCATAATaagcaaacatgttttttttttttgtgcctatGGCAACGTGAGATAAAaaggttgtttttgtttaaaaaaatttaaaaatttaaaaaacacccacatgaaatatttcagaatgttccaaatgcaatggacattatttgtttctgtttctaaaataaaaatgtttgtgATCAATAAATTGCCATGGAGTTTGTGCACTGTTGCCACGTAATTAGATTCCGTACCAATAGTTTGAATACTATCAATCTGGAATGTGGTATTCCCATTCCGCAGCAATTGGGTCTGTGGTAATTGTCGCCTCCCATGCTGTGGTAAATCCGTGTGCGGTGCAGAACCGACATGGGGGCA
Above is a genomic segment from Clupea harengus chromosome 3, Ch_v2.0.2, whole genome shotgun sequence containing:
- the LOC105895606 gene encoding cytosolic carboxypeptidase 3 isoform X2; this encodes MSSCRAKDEDKMKCENDVNGHSFVSSSTSEEEDEFEDEDEAMQEQTEEYKEPGHVNKYEDATGAAQLPKTTQVVFEIQSGRSVPRLCEPRHLYGVSGHVSQTHSRWPKECVVIQEDIHHIEWTPPSPEPFCIPKSDEGPLYQNVEEGTLVYDAQAGKEYYFSGSRAGGNRSPLPQASIPLSGPDDTTLLFEGRFESGNLMSAHRIGQFDYELMLRTDLYTKKHTQWFYFRVRNMRAGVPYRFTITNLLKSTSLYEKGQKPLLYSEEKARASGVGWHRVGHDVSYYLNGRFHLDLPCFSLSWGFCFPYDQDTCYLAHCYPYTYTQLWEHLSEIERKPRLSSFCKIRTLCRSLAGNLVPVLTVTSPSEWEAAHKPAIVVTGRVHPGETNSSWVMKGIMDFLLSDTPDAKLLRDAFIFKLVPMLNPDGVIVGNYRCSLSGCDLNRSYSSNLTASFPTVHAMRTMVHRLCEEREVRMYCDLHGHSRKQNVFTYGCARAADNQLHERVFPFMLSKNCPDMFSFQTCKFKVQRSKGGTGRIALWKLGILNSFTLETSFCGSSIGQQKGTHFSMTDLENLGAHFCDTLLDYCDPDRTKYNMCIRELQDALRQETLLALASSQAEAPQSDDGSTSGSNSSDSDGPPAHLKALKMKRSIKSKKQRDCSCLVRQGEETPEEKKDGDVKGEGEYTLKPLRVPQHMLRRRKRDTPREPTDANTKMSVLYLVFDKEKGSMKSKSEYLRHLMSGYIRSRIQLGLGNSLSGLDLGPVQVCVQQEQSESSITPSSSITPSSSMSSGVPRKTNHGRWTSQV
- the LOC105895606 gene encoding cytosolic carboxypeptidase 3 isoform X1, encoding MHLFTGRAKDEDKMKCENDVNGHSFVSSSTSEEEDEFEDEDEAMQEQTEEYKEPGHVNKYEDATGAAQLPKTTQVVFEIQSGRSVPRLCEPRHLYGVSGHVSQTHSRWPKECVVIQEDIHHIEWTPPSPEPFCIPKSDEGPLYQNVEEGTLVYDAQAGKEYYFSGSRAGGNRSPLPQASIPLSGPDDTTLLFEGRFESGNLMSAHRIGQFDYELMLRTDLYTKKHTQWFYFRVRNMRAGVPYRFTITNLLKSTSLYEKGQKPLLYSEEKARASGVGWHRVGHDVSYYLNGRFHLDLPCFSLSWGFCFPYDQDTCYLAHCYPYTYTQLWEHLSEIERKPRLSSFCKIRTLCRSLAGNLVPVLTVTSPSEWEAAHKPAIVVTGRVHPGETNSSWVMKGIMDFLLSDTPDAKLLRDAFIFKLVPMLNPDGVIVGNYRCSLSGCDLNRSYSSNLTASFPTVHAMRTMVHRLCEEREVRMYCDLHGHSRKQNVFTYGCARAADNQLHERVFPFMLSKNCPDMFSFQTCKFKVQRSKGGTGRIALWKLGILNSFTLETSFCGSSIGQQKGTHFSMTDLENLGAHFCDTLLDYCDPDRTKYNMCIRELQDALRQETLLALASSQAEAPQSDDGSTSGSNSSDSDGPPAHLKALKMKRSIKSKKQRDCSCLVRQGEETPEEKKDGDVKGEGEYTLKPLRVPQHMLRRRKRDTPREPTDANTKMSVLYLVFDKEKGSMKSKSEYLRHLMSGYIRSRIQLGLGNSLSGLDLGPVQVCVQQEQSESSITPSSSITPSSSMSSGVPRKTNHGRWTSQV